The following proteins come from a genomic window of Drosophila sulfurigaster albostrigata strain 15112-1811.04 chromosome X, ASM2355843v2, whole genome shotgun sequence:
- the LOC133848697 gene encoding uncharacterized protein LOC133848697, giving the protein MIKPILIDSNPIVINTACPEPVAPIAPVAPIAPIAPVAPIAPREEQPEVVDHQKREEAKIFAEGWAVSYCKLDAHNGLLAKKAIEEIFVLGQLKKLQFDSVKMP; this is encoded by the exons ATG ATTAAACCCATATTAATAGACAGCAACCCGATAGTAATCAATACTGCTTGTCCAGAGCCCGTAGCACCCATAGCACCCGTAGCTCCCATAGCACCCATAGCACCCGTAGCTCCCATAGCACCTCGAGAGGAGCAGCCGGAAGTAGTAGATCATCAGAAACGCGAAGAGGCCAAAATCTTTGCCGAGGGCTGGGCAGTTTCCTATTGCAAGTTGGATGCACACAATGGGCTGCTGGCCAAGAAGGCGATCGAGGAGATCTTTGTGTTGGGACAGCTCAAAAAGTTGCAGTTCGATTCTGTAAAGATGCCataa
- the LOC133848310 gene encoding serine/threonine-protein kinase PRP4 homolog, with protein MNTEIWNSSKMGGTGGALKALTKNLANQLNLNRTDMKRVVARVISERHGQGDVGDYNGHMFYVRPERIDLTEQITHSKEAFDEMINQKKMKLKQNQNQNQNLNLKKSCSNQLPSSRSQSRVKNKNNNNNKKKLKQKKPEQRSVNNPAEIVMVLSKSKSKQRLSPKPKAAAAAAAAASSKPAAAAPTPARTPVAKPKTKPETRSPSRSPRRRLMLDTTTQRQQQQQQQPQPQPQSAKAGKGQRLNAGKVMRQEQPKLKPKLKPLPQVAPQAQPQPLPLRDSKSQTAAQPKRVLKKRKSLKQLPQQAKGRIMQKKVWLEPWQNPKRLAPKRLKAGGIATARGGRGASGRAAHCNVALAWRHPYQFQGGAGATQRHNIDHGVKSSARSRLKPRINRGRNQMRTRTSLKEQRLKNLRSQLQLAKQLEAEEAIDDPERLEAGTILDYGLPATRTRSNIFVKRGKQLRRYKLSPRLEQLARPVIHGKPNPQATTATATTTSRHQLSVRKPKKPRSHRRRRQRRVVVDSSLGSIAGLKGSSRSGLTPAKRHLTLAFMNKDGGRSPRRSRSAMWR; from the coding sequence ATGAACACCGAAATATGGAACTCATCGAAAATGGGCGGCACTGGCGGCGCATTGAAAGCGTTGACCAAGAATCTGGCGAATCAATTGAATCTCAATCGCACCGATATGAAGCGAGTTGTGGCCCGTGTGATATCCGAGCGACATGGACAGGGCGATGTGGGTGATTACAATGGACATATGTTCTATGTGCGGCCCGAGCGGATCGATTTGACCGAGCAGATCACACACTCGAAGGAAGCTTTCGATGAGATGATCaatcaaaagaaaatgaaattgaaacagaatcagaatcagaatcagaatctgaatctgaagaAATCGTGCAGCAATCAATTGCCCAGCTCGCGTTCGCAGTCTCGCGtgaagaacaagaacaacaacaacaacaagaagaagctgAAGCAAAAGAAACCGGAGCAACGGAGTGTCAACAATCCAGCCGAGATTGTCATGGTATTATCCAAGTCGAAGTCAAAGCAGCGCCTGAGCCCCAAgccaaaggcagcagcagcagcagcagcagcagccagttCAAagccggcagcagcagctcccaCTCCGGCTCGCACTCCAGTTGCAAAGCCGAAAACAAAGCCAGAGACAAGAAGTCCTAGTCGTAGTCCTAGACGCAGACTGATGCTggacacaacaacacaacgtcagcaacagcagcagcagcagccacagccacagccacagtcagCAAAGGCAGGCAAAGGGCAGCGACTGAATGCAGGCAAAGTGATGCGGCAGGAGCAACCCAAGCTGAAGCCCAAGCTTAAGCCCTTGCCACAAGTGGCACCCCAAGCGCAGCCACAACCGCTGCCACTGCGCGACTCGAAGTCGCAGACAGCTGCGCAGCCAAAGCGAGTGCTGAAGAAGCGCAAGAGTCTAAagcagctgccgcagcagGCGAAGGGCAGAATAATGCAGAAGAAAGTGTGGCTGGAGCCGTGGCAGAATCCTAAGCGTCTGGCACCGAAACGCCTCAAGGCGGGCGGAATTGCAACAGCCAGAGGAGGGCGGGGAGCATCAGGCAGAGCAGCGCATTGCAATGTGGCCTTGGCCTGGCGTCATCCATATCAGTTTCAAGGCGGCGCTGGCGCCACACAGCGTCACAATATCGATCACGGCGTCAAGTCGAGCGCCAGATCGAGGCTGAAGCCGCGCATCAATCGAGGCAGAAATCAAATGCGAACACGAACATCGCTCAAGGAGCAGCGCTTGAAGAATCTGCGCTCTCAGCTGCAGTTGGCCAAGCAACTGGAGGCCGAGGAGGCCATCGATGATCCGGAACGCCTTGAGGCAGGCACTATTCTCGACTACGGGCTGCCGGCAACACGAACGCGAAGCAACATCTTCGTAAAGCGTGGCAAGCAACTGCGACGCTACAAGCTGAGTCCGCGCTTGGAGCAACTCGCCCGACCCGTCATCCATGGCAAACCCAATCCACAGGccacgacagcgacagcgacaacgacatcgCGACATCAATTGTCAGTGCGCAAACCGAAGAAGCCGAGAtcgcatcgtcgtcgtcgtcaacgGCGCGTTGTCGTCGACAGCAGCCTGGGCAGCATTGCCGGACTTAAGGGATCCTCACGCTCTGGCCTGACGCCGGCCAAGCGCCATTTGACGCTGGCCTTCATGAACAAGGACGGAGGACGCAGTCCACGACGATCGCGCAGTGCCATGTGGCGATAG